From a single Flavobacterium sp. genomic region:
- a CDS encoding CAP domain-containing protein: protein MEKLKTKVYQLVNEERSNNDRKLLGLDVHLKKAADDHAKYIAKTQTLSHEQTDAKKETPKVRVYFYGGNSFVLVGENLLFTGIKDQIYTETDLDTLALKMFNLWKKSPNHLKNILDHQYFYTEISFSIDWENKKIYAVQMFGAK from the coding sequence TTGGAAAAACTGAAAACAAAAGTATATCAATTGGTAAACGAAGAACGTTCCAATAACGACAGAAAATTACTTGGTTTGGATGTTCATTTGAAAAAAGCAGCTGACGACCATGCTAAATACATTGCAAAAACACAAACTTTATCACATGAACAAACAGATGCAAAAAAGGAAACTCCGAAAGTTCGTGTTTACTTTTATGGTGGAAATTCGTTTGTATTAGTGGGTGAAAACTTATTATTCACAGGAATTAAAGACCAAATTTATACTGAAACTGACTTAGACACTTTAGCCTTAAAAATGTTCAATCTGTGGAAGAAATCACCAAATCATTTAAAAAACATTTTAGACCATCAATATTTTTATACTGAAATCAGTTTTAGTATCGATTGGGAAAATAAGAAAATTTATGCGGTGCAAATGTTTGGCGCAAAATAA
- the guaB gene encoding IMP dehydrogenase, whose translation MKAHTTKIVGEGLTYDDVLLIPNYSEILPREVSIQSKFSKNITLNVPIVSAAMDTVTESSMAIAMAQEGGIGVLHKNMTIEQQAAKVKKVKRAESGMIIDPVTLPLTATVGDAKMAMKEFSIGGIPVVDENGILKGIVTNRDLRFEKINTRSILEVMTSENLVTAAQGTTLQEAEGILQENKIEKLPVVDNNNKLVGLITFRDITKLTQKPIANKDRFGRLRVAAALGVTADAVERATALVHAGVDAVIIDTAHGHTKGVVDVLKAVKAKFPELDVVVGNIATPEAALYLAQNGADAVKVGIGPGSICTTRVVAGVGFPQFSAVLEVAAALKGTGVPVIADGGIRYTGDIPKAIAAGADCVMLGSLLAGTKESPGETIIFEGRKFKSYRGMGSVEAMQEGSKDRYFQDVEDDVKKLVPEGIVGRVPYKGELNESMQQFIGGLRAGMGYCGAKDIPTLQENGRFIRITASGIGESHPHNVTITKEAPNYSR comes from the coding sequence ATGAAAGCACACACAACTAAAATCGTTGGCGAAGGACTTACATACGACGATGTTTTGCTTATTCCAAATTATTCAGAAATTTTACCACGTGAAGTTAGTATTCAATCGAAGTTTTCGAAAAATATTACTTTGAATGTTCCTATCGTTTCCGCAGCAATGGATACGGTTACCGAAAGTTCTATGGCAATTGCTATGGCGCAAGAAGGTGGAATTGGAGTGTTACATAAAAACATGACGATTGAGCAACAAGCAGCGAAAGTAAAGAAAGTAAAACGTGCAGAAAGCGGTATGATTATCGATCCAGTAACGTTGCCTTTAACAGCAACTGTGGGTGATGCGAAAATGGCGATGAAAGAATTTAGTATTGGCGGAATTCCAGTAGTTGATGAAAACGGAATTTTAAAAGGAATTGTTACCAATAGAGATTTACGTTTCGAAAAAATAAATACGCGTTCTATTTTAGAAGTGATGACTTCCGAAAATTTAGTAACGGCTGCTCAAGGCACTACTTTGCAAGAAGCTGAAGGAATTCTTCAAGAAAATAAAATTGAAAAATTGCCAGTAGTTGATAACAATAATAAATTAGTAGGTTTAATTACCTTTAGAGATATTACCAAATTAACGCAAAAACCAATTGCTAATAAAGATAGATTTGGTCGTTTACGTGTAGCTGCTGCTTTGGGCGTAACAGCTGATGCTGTTGAAAGAGCAACGGCTTTAGTACATGCTGGTGTTGACGCTGTAATTATTGATACCGCTCACGGACATACAAAAGGGGTGGTTGATGTGTTAAAAGCAGTAAAAGCAAAATTCCCAGAATTAGATGTAGTTGTTGGAAACATTGCTACTCCAGAAGCAGCATTATATTTAGCTCAAAACGGAGCTGATGCGGTGAAAGTTGGAATTGGACCAGGTTCTATTTGTACGACGAGAGTTGTGGCAGGTGTTGGATTTCCTCAATTTTCAGCAGTTTTAGAAGTTGCTGCGGCTTTAAAAGGAACAGGAGTTCCAGTGATTGCAGATGGTGGAATTCGTTATACAGGAGATATTCCAAAAGCGATTGCTGCGGGAGCTGATTGTGTAATGTTAGGTTCGTTATTAGCAGGAACAAAAGAATCACCAGGCGAAACGATTATTTTTGAAGGCAGAAAATTCAAATCATACCGTGGAATGGGTTCTGTGGAAGCGATGCAAGAAGGTTCAAAAGACCGTTATTTCCAAGATGTAGAAGATGATGTTAAGAAATTAGTTCCAGAAGGAATTGTTGGTCGCGTACCATACAAAGGAGAATTAAACGAAAGTATGCAACAATTCATCGGTGGTTTAAGAGCCGGAATGGGGTATTGTGGAGCAAAAGATATTCCAACCTTACAAGAAAACGGCCGTTTTATTAGAATTACAGCAAGTGGTATTGGCGAAAGTCACCCACACAATGTAACGATTACAAAAGAAGCTCCGAATTATTCGAGATAA
- a CDS encoding cation-translocating P-type ATPase, with the protein MNNSKKISTGLTDLEVLESAKKHGTNSVEHTRKNHFLTSLLDIVKEPMFLLLFTATSVYFITGDYGDGIFMAIAIVFVIAISVFQESRSRNAIEALKKLSQPKCKVIRNSSIIEIPTEEIVIGDCVQLEEGAFIPADGIILSSNDFSVNESILTGESLSIFKSNESENKQVFQGTIVASGLAICEITSIGNKTQLGKIGASLNAIEEEKTPLQIQINNFVTKMSIIGLVIFGIVWAINYYNSRLVLDSLLKALTLAMSVIPEEIPVAFTTFMALGAWRLLKMGIITKQTKTVETLGSATVICTDKTGTITENKMSLAELYLFDADLIIDTKEKLTIEAEEVLNYAMWSSEPIPFDTMEIAIHEAYSKFESEDKRPLFKLVHEYPLSGKPPMMTHVFENESGKKIIAAKGAPEALIEVSHLSETEKNQVLNAMKAMTQKGFRVLGVGVSDFSGTDYPKTQQEIKFNFKGLVAFYDPPKHNIQAVFETFYKAGIQVKIVTGDNAETTSTIAKQVGFKNADKVLNGDELMAMDEATLKEKVMKTAIFTRMFPEAKLKIIQALKANNQIVAMTGDGVNDGPALKSAHIGIAMGKKGTEIAKQAANLILVDDDFEKMTDAIAMGRKIYINLKKAIQYIISIHIPIILIVFIPLALGWIYPNIFTPVHIIFLEMIMGPTCSIIYENEPMEDNLMAQKPRPLTTTFFNLKEVLISIIQGLVITLGLLFIYQYAIGENMTENGTRTMIFLTLITSNIVLTLANRSFYYSIFKTIRYKNNLVGLIIGITILLTGLLLFIPAFSNFFLFEMVSATQIGISVLVGSISVLWVEIYKVFKRRKSA; encoded by the coding sequence ATGAACAATTCTAAAAAAATAAGTACAGGTTTAACTGATTTAGAAGTATTAGAATCCGCAAAAAAACACGGCACTAACTCCGTTGAACATACTAGAAAAAACCATTTTTTAACTTCATTATTAGACATTGTTAAGGAACCCATGTTTCTTTTATTGTTTACCGCAACAAGTGTTTATTTTATAACTGGAGATTATGGTGATGGAATTTTTATGGCTATTGCGATTGTTTTTGTCATTGCTATTTCTGTTTTTCAAGAATCCAGAAGTCGGAATGCGATTGAAGCTTTAAAAAAATTATCCCAACCGAAATGTAAAGTCATTCGAAATAGTTCAATCATCGAAATTCCAACCGAGGAAATTGTAATTGGCGATTGTGTTCAGCTGGAAGAAGGCGCTTTCATTCCTGCAGACGGAATTATTCTTTCATCCAATGATTTTTCAGTGAACGAATCCATTTTAACAGGCGAATCTTTATCGATTTTTAAATCAAATGAATCCGAAAACAAACAAGTATTTCAAGGTACAATTGTAGCTTCGGGTTTAGCAATTTGCGAAATAACTTCAATTGGAAATAAAACACAATTAGGAAAAATTGGGGCCAGTTTGAATGCAATTGAAGAAGAAAAAACACCTCTGCAAATCCAAATCAACAATTTCGTTACCAAAATGTCAATTATCGGTTTGGTGATTTTCGGAATCGTTTGGGCGATAAATTACTATAACTCCAGATTGGTTTTAGATAGTTTATTAAAAGCGCTAACCTTGGCAATGAGTGTTATTCCTGAGGAAATTCCAGTAGCATTTACCACTTTTATGGCTCTTGGTGCTTGGCGATTGCTAAAAATGGGCATCATTACCAAACAAACCAAAACGGTTGAAACCTTAGGAAGTGCCACCGTAATTTGTACCGATAAAACGGGAACAATTACTGAAAATAAAATGAGTTTGGCCGAGTTGTATCTTTTTGATGCTGATTTGATTATTGATACGAAAGAAAAATTAACAATAGAAGCCGAAGAAGTTTTGAATTACGCCATGTGGTCGAGCGAGCCTATTCCGTTTGATACGATGGAAATTGCTATTCATGAAGCGTATTCTAAATTTGAAAGCGAAGACAAACGACCTCTTTTTAAATTGGTTCACGAATATCCGCTAAGTGGAAAACCACCAATGATGACGCACGTTTTTGAAAACGAATCAGGTAAAAAAATCATTGCGGCTAAAGGTGCTCCTGAAGCATTAATCGAAGTCAGTCATTTGAGTGAAACTGAAAAAAATCAGGTTTTGAATGCTATGAAAGCCATGACGCAAAAAGGGTTCCGAGTTTTAGGCGTGGGAGTTTCTGACTTTTCTGGAACGGATTATCCGAAAACTCAGCAAGAAATAAAATTCAACTTCAAAGGATTAGTAGCGTTTTACGATCCGCCAAAACACAATATTCAAGCGGTTTTTGAAACGTTTTACAAAGCAGGAATTCAAGTAAAAATTGTTACGGGTGACAATGCCGAAACCACTTCTACTATTGCTAAACAAGTTGGGTTTAAAAATGCAGATAAAGTCTTGAATGGTGACGAATTAATGGCAATGGATGAAGCTACTTTGAAAGAAAAAGTAATGAAAACGGCTATTTTCACCAGAATGTTTCCGGAAGCCAAACTTAAAATCATTCAAGCGTTAAAAGCAAATAATCAAATTGTAGCCATGACAGGTGATGGCGTAAATGACGGACCCGCTTTGAAATCGGCACATATAGGCATTGCCATGGGTAAAAAAGGAACTGAAATTGCCAAACAAGCCGCCAATTTGATACTCGTAGACGATGATTTTGAAAAAATGACGGATGCCATCGCTATGGGAAGAAAAATTTACATCAACCTCAAAAAAGCTATTCAATATATTATTTCAATTCATATTCCAATTATCTTAATTGTGTTTATTCCATTGGCTTTAGGTTGGATCTATCCGAATATTTTTACACCTGTTCACATCATTTTCTTAGAAATGATTATGGGACCAACCTGCTCTATCATCTACGAAAACGAACCTATGGAAGATAATCTGATGGCACAAAAACCAAGACCGCTAACCACAACTTTCTTTAACTTAAAAGAAGTACTTATCAGCATCATTCAAGGGTTGGTTATTACATTAGGATTGTTATTTATCTATCAATATGCCATAGGAGAAAACATGACTGAAAACGGCACTAGAACTATGATTTTCTTAACGTTAATCACTTCTAATATTGTATTAACATTAGCAAATCGTTCGTTTTATTATTCGATTTTTAAAACGATTCGGTACAAAAATAATTTGGTAGGATTAATTATTGGAATTACCATTTTACTAACAGGCTTGTTATTGTTTATTCCTGCATTTTCCAACTTCTTCTTATTTGAAATGGTAAGTGCAACCCAAATAGGAATAAGTGTTTTAGTGGGAAGTATTTCTGTACTTTGGGTAGAAATTTATAAAGTTTTTAAGCGAAGAAAATCAGCTTAA
- a CDS encoding hydroxymethylglutaryl-CoA lyase, with amino-acid sequence MNEIKIIECPRDAMQGIKPFIPTEKKVKYIQSLLRVGFDTIDFGSFVSPKAIPQMQDTVEVLAQLDLSATNSKLLAIIANTQGAQNASIHKEIQYLGFPFSISENFQMRNTHKTIAESLVTLQEILEIADKSNKEVVTYISMGFGNPYGDPWNVEIVGEWTEKLANMGVKILSLSDTVGSSTPEVIDYLFSNLIPKYPNIEFGAHLHTTLDKWFEKIDAAYNAGCRRYDGAIQGFGGCPMAKDDLTGNMPTEKLLSYFTTKRENTNTSPMSFESAYNEATKLFGEFH; translated from the coding sequence ATGAACGAAATCAAAATTATCGAGTGTCCACGCGATGCCATGCAAGGCATTAAACCTTTTATTCCAACCGAAAAAAAGGTGAAATACATCCAATCGTTGTTGCGTGTAGGCTTTGATACTATTGATTTTGGAAGTTTTGTGTCGCCAAAAGCGATTCCTCAAATGCAAGATACGGTTGAGGTTTTAGCACAACTGGATTTATCGGCAACGAATAGTAAATTATTAGCGATTATTGCCAATACACAAGGCGCTCAAAATGCTTCAATTCACAAAGAAATTCAATATTTAGGATTTCCCTTTTCGATTTCGGAGAACTTTCAAATGCGAAATACACATAAAACGATTGCTGAAAGTTTGGTGACCTTACAAGAAATTTTAGAAATTGCTGATAAATCGAATAAAGAAGTCGTGACCTATATTTCAATGGGTTTTGGAAATCCGTATGGAGATCCTTGGAATGTTGAAATCGTTGGCGAATGGACTGAAAAGTTAGCGAATATGGGTGTAAAAATCCTATCGCTTTCGGATACCGTTGGAAGTTCGACTCCAGAAGTAATTGATTATTTGTTTTCTAATTTGATTCCTAAATACCCAAACATTGAATTTGGAGCCCATTTACACACCACACTAGACAAATGGTTTGAAAAAATTGATGCGGCTTACAACGCAGGTTGTCGTCGTTATGATGGAGCGATTCAAGGTTTTGGCGGTTGTCCTATGGCAAAAGATGATTTAACAGGAAACATGCCTACAGAAAAATTATTGTCATATTTCACAACCAAAAGAGAAAACACGAATACCAGTCCAATGAGTTTTGAAAGTGCTTATAACGAAGCGACAAAATTATTTGGCGAGTTTCATTAA
- a CDS encoding quinone-dependent dihydroorotate dehydrogenase, with amino-acid sequence MYKLFIRPLLFCFDPEKVHYFTFSLICFLNKIPGFSSVFQSLYEVKDARLEREVFGIKFKNPVGLAAGFDKDAKLYQELSNFGFGFIEIGTLTPVGQVGNPKKRLFRLKEDNAIINRMGFNNGGVKEAVERLKKNKGVLIGGNIGKNKVTPNEEAVKDYEICFEALFTYVDYFVVNVSSPNTPNLRELQDKKPLTELLQTLQNQNNAKPKQKPILLKIAPDLTDEQLLDIIDIVNETKIAGVIATNTTISREGLQSDNKSEMGGLSGKPLTKRSTEVIRFLSEKSNKSFPIIGVGGIHTVDDAIEKLNAGASLVQLYTGFIYEGPALVKAINKKILENS; translated from the coding sequence ATGTACAAACTATTTATTCGTCCGTTACTTTTCTGTTTTGATCCAGAAAAAGTACATTATTTTACCTTTTCATTAATTTGTTTTTTGAATAAAATTCCAGGTTTTTCTAGTGTTTTTCAATCGCTTTACGAAGTAAAAGATGCTCGTTTAGAGCGTGAAGTTTTCGGAATTAAATTCAAAAACCCAGTGGGATTAGCAGCAGGATTTGATAAAGATGCGAAGTTATATCAAGAATTATCGAATTTCGGTTTCGGATTTATTGAAATTGGAACTTTGACACCAGTTGGACAAGTAGGAAATCCAAAAAAACGTTTGTTTCGCTTAAAAGAAGACAATGCAATTATCAACCGAATGGGGTTTAATAACGGCGGCGTTAAAGAAGCAGTGGAACGTTTGAAAAAAAATAAAGGCGTTTTAATCGGTGGAAACATCGGAAAAAATAAAGTCACGCCAAACGAAGAAGCAGTGAAGGATTACGAAATCTGTTTTGAGGCTTTGTTTACGTATGTTGATTATTTTGTGGTGAATGTGAGTTCACCAAACACACCAAATCTTCGCGAATTACAAGATAAAAAGCCTTTGACAGAATTATTACAAACGCTTCAAAATCAAAACAACGCAAAACCAAAACAAAAACCAATTTTACTAAAAATCGCTCCCGATTTAACAGATGAGCAACTTTTAGACATCATTGATATTGTAAATGAAACTAAAATTGCAGGCGTAATTGCTACAAACACTACGATTTCTCGCGAAGGTTTACAATCAGATAACAAATCAGAAATGGGTGGTTTATCTGGAAAACCATTAACCAAACGTTCTACAGAAGTGATTCGTTTTCTTTCGGAAAAAAGTAATAAGTCGTTCCCAATCATTGGAGTAGGAGGAATTCACACTGTTGATGATGCGATTGAAAAATTGAATGCTGGTGCAAGTTTAGTACAATTGTACACTGGATTTATTTACGAAGGTCCAGCTTTAGTGAAAGCAATCAACAAAAAGATTTTGGAAAACAGCTAA
- a CDS encoding thioredoxin family protein yields MAQTPSNMLPLSTLAPDFNLKDTNATDFKTFADCKGEKGTVVMFICNHCPFVHHVMEEVLKVVNDYRVQGIGFVAISSNDVVKYPQDAPELMTEFAFANGFEFPYLYDETQEVAKAYDAACTPDFYLFDNQNKLVYRGQLDDSRPANGIPLSGSDLRSAIDGVVMNRLINPEQKPSIGCNIKWK; encoded by the coding sequence ATGGCTCAAACTCCTTCTAACATGTTACCACTGAGCACCCTTGCTCCTGATTTCAACTTGAAAGATACCAATGCTACCGATTTTAAAACTTTTGCTGATTGCAAAGGTGAAAAAGGAACGGTTGTCATGTTCATCTGCAATCACTGTCCGTTTGTGCATCATGTGATGGAAGAAGTGCTAAAAGTGGTAAATGATTATCGTGTGCAGGGTATTGGTTTTGTAGCGATTTCAAGCAATGATGTAGTGAAATATCCGCAAGATGCACCTGAATTAATGACCGAATTTGCCTTTGCAAACGGATTTGAATTTCCTTATTTATATGATGAAACACAAGAAGTAGCCAAAGCGTACGATGCTGCTTGTACGCCCGATTTTTATCTTTTCGATAATCAAAATAAGCTAGTTTACCGAGGACAATTAGACGATAGCCGACCAGCGAACGGCATTCCCTTAAGTGGTTCTGATTTACGCAGCGCTATTGATGGAGTGGTGATGAATCGATTAATTAATCCAGAACAGAAGCCGAGTATTGGGTGTAATATTAAATGGAAGTAG